From the Colletotrichum lupini chromosome 10, complete sequence genome, one window contains:
- a CDS encoding FluG domain-containing protein, which produces EIAGRGRPKALYYKDIPIIIIRYLVIGRAILVIVIKFIYYKRANNKLRPTIFFFTLIKRLIFYTISTIIALALYN; this is translated from the exons gaaatagcCGGGCGGGGACGTCCGaaagccttatattataaagatatacctataataattattcgctatttagtaataggacgagctatattagtaatagttattaagtttatttattataaaagagctaataataagctaagacc gactatctttttctttacgcttataaaaaggcttattttttatactattagtactattatcgctctagcgctctataactag